The Agelaius phoeniceus isolate bAgePho1 chromosome 4, bAgePho1.hap1, whole genome shotgun sequence genome includes a region encoding these proteins:
- the SLC25A4 gene encoding ADP/ATP translocase 1 produces MGDQALSFVKDFLAGGIAAAVSKTAVAPIERVKLLLQVQHASKQITADKQYKGIVDCIVRIPKEQGIASFWRGNLANVIRYFPTQALNFAFKDKYKQIFLGGVDKHKQFWRYFAGNLASGGAAGATSLCFVYPLDFARTRLAADVGKGATEREFSGLGDCIVKIFKSDGLKGLYQGFSVSVQGIIIYRAAYFGVYDTAKGMLPDPKNVHIIVSWMIAQSVTAVAGLVSYPFDTVRRRMMMQSGRKGADIMYKGTIDCWRKIAKDEGSKAFFKGAWSNVLRGMGGAFVLVLYDEIKKYV; encoded by the exons ATGGGTGATCAAGCGCTCAGCTTCGTCAAGGACTTTCTGGCTGGCGGGATCGCCGCCGCCGTCTCCAAGACGGCTGTCGCCCCCATCGAGAGAGTGAAgttgctgctgcag GTCCAGCATGCCAGCAAACAGATCACGGCCGATAAGCAGTACAAGGGCATCGTGGACTGCATAGTCCGCATCCCCAAGGAGCAGGGCATCGCCTCCTTCTGGAGAGGCAACTTGGCCAATGTCATCCGGTACTTCCCCACCCAGGCCCTTAACTTCGCCTTCAAGGACAAGTACAAGCAGATCTTCCTGGGCGGAGTGGACAAGCACAAGCAGTTCTGGCGCTACTTCGCGGGAAACCTTGCGTCCGGGGGTGCCGCGGGAGCTACCTCCCTCTGCTTCGTCTACCCGCTGGATTTTGCCAGGACCCGGCTGGCGGCTGATGTGGGCAAAGGGGCCACCGAGAGGGAGTTCTCTGGCCTGGGCGACTGCATTGTCAAGATCTTTAAGTCTGATGGCTTGAAGGGCTTGTACCAAGGATTTAGCGTGTCTGTCCAGGGCATCATCATCTACAGAGCAGCCTATTTTGGGGTATACGATACGGCCAAGG GTATGTTGCCTGATCCAAAGAATGTGCACATCATAGTGAGCTGGATGATTGCCCAGAGTGTCACTGCAGTGGCAGGGCTGGTTTCTTATCCTTTTGATACTGTGCGACGTAGGATGATGATGCAGTCTGGCCGAAAGGGAG CTGATATTATGTATAAGGGCACAATTGATTGCTGGAGGAAGATAGCTAAAGACGAAGGATCCAAAGCATTCTTCAAGGGTGCCTGGTCGAATGTGTTGAGAGGCATGGGCGGAGCTTTTGTATTAGTACTTTATGATGAAATCAAGAAGTATGTCTAA
- the CFAP97 gene encoding cilia- and flagella-associated protein 97, with amino-acid sequence MDRFEDISDGEVDHAFFDSDFEEEKKKAEENGEHIEKGSTKAALADTDLVSNSKDEKCCEEESDEKQIDLQRDQSLENSKSPSEDAPSLTVSPVAENAGTSGATPAANRGAEEIVPAGIPKIVKEGEEDYYTDEEDSSDDGKKQVRPKSAKQPNIKKASKKYSISSSSSSSSSSSSSSSSSSSDTDGSDTDSDSCLSDLSHSSPKRNACRNALLSPKQKFKSAMKLAEGKPKLGDDLEESEDTVTDVTPLSTPDISPIQSFEFVASNDKKLKVKRQENVNQELYDSEFDRRYSRKVLHDAMDLNQLLKAFLQLDKKEQKLTIDQPSKGIRKNYSFTNEEVRQIDRENQRLLKELSRQSARPRRSSTLKKVSVTPPRLYHSALNRQKEQQRIERENLAFLKRLEAVKPTAGMKRSEQLRDYHRQMSYLSSSPSLRRARSPFSQLSPPRGTSRSSTVQSALSQRNEKPTSDSASGALQRPKSTNVCAAWL; translated from the exons ATGGACCGTTTTGAAGACATATCAGATGGTGAAGTGGATCATGCCTTCTTTGACAGCGACtttgaggaagagaaaaagaaagctgaagaaaatgGTGAACATATAGAGAAAGGAAGTACAAAGGCAGCTCTTGCAGACACTGATTTGGTTTCTAATTCAAAGGATGAAAAGTGTTGTGAGGAGGAAAGCGACGAAAAGCAGATAGATTTACAAAGGGATCAGTCCCTAGAAAATAGCAAAAGTCCTAGTGAAGATGCTCCCTCTCTGACAGTTTCTCCAGTTGCAGAGAATGCAGGTACATCTGGAGCAACACCTGCAGCAAATAGAGGAGCAGAGGAGATTGTTCCTGCTGGAATTCCTAAAATAGTtaaagaaggtgaagaagattACTATACAGATGAAGAAGACAGTAGTGATGATGGCAAAAAACAGGTTAGACCAAAGTCAGCTAAGCAACCAAACATAAAAAAGGCTAGCAAAAAATATAGTATcagctcctcctcttcttcctcctcctcctcgtcctcgtCATCATCATCCTCAAGCTCAGATACAGATGGTTCTGACACAGATTCTGATAGCTGTTTATCAGATTTATCTCATTCTTCCCCAAAAAGGAATGCTTGTAGAAATGCTCTTCTGTCTCCAAAACAAAAATTCAAGTCAGCAATGAAATTAGCAGAAGGAAAACCAAAGCTTGGTGATGACCTGGAGGAGTCTGAAGACACAGTGACTGACGTAACACCTCTGTCAACTCCAGACATCAGTCCTATCCAGTCCTTTGAATTTGTAGCGTCAAATGATAAGAAACTAAAAGTAAAGAGACAGGAAAATGTGAACCAAGAATTATATG atTCCGAGTTTGATCGCAGATATAGTCGAAAAGTATTGCATGATGCCATGGACCTGAATCAGCTTCTGAAag CTTTCTTACAGTTggataaaaaagaacaaaaactaACCATCGATCAGCCATCTAAaggaataaggaaaaattactcTTTCACAAATGAAGAAGTAAGACAGATTGATCGGGAAAACCAGAGGTTGCTAAAGGAGCTGTCCAGACAATCTGCAAGGCCAAGGAGGAGCAGCACGCTGAAGAAGGTGTCTGTAACACCGCCTAGATTGTACCACAGTGCCCTCAACaggcaaaaagagcagcagaggatTGAAAGAGAAAACCTG GCTTTCCTGAAAAGACTGGAAGCAGTGAAACCAACAGCTGGTATGAAGCGTTCTGAACAACTGAGGGACTATCACCGCCAGATGAGCTACCTGAGTTCTTCACCTTCTCTAAGAAGGGCTAGATCTCCTTTCAGCCAGCTTAGTCCTCCGA GAGGAACTTCAAGATCATCCACTGTACAAAGTGCACTGAGCCAGAGGAACGAAAAACCCACGTCTGATTCAGCCAGTGGGGCATTACAGAGACCTAAGTCTACTAATGTTTGTGCTGCCTGGTTATAA